From the genome of Pseudomonadota bacterium, one region includes:
- a CDS encoding efflux RND transporter permease subunit produces MLTRLIDHCLRHRPIVLAATAVLALVGLLSLARLPFDAFPDTTPVQVQVNTTAPTLSPLEVERQITFPVEQTIAGLPGLSEVRSLSKFGFSQVTAIFDDHTDIYLARQVVSERLATAELPEGVGRPALGPVATGLGEVFQYVLHSGTLSARELRTLHHWVIRPQMVQVPGVAEINTWGGYEQQVHVLVDPQRLIKHALTLDDVARVLRHGNRNAGGGLLNQAGEALLIQGQGLVTGRADLEAMVLATVDGTPIQLRDVAAVREDHELRRGAVTYQGRGEAVLGLGFMLMGQNSRELTQRLEARLHEARRSLPEGAALTEVYSRTTLVSQVLATVRNNLIEGALLVIAVLFAFLGNLRAGLIVALAIPLSMLFAFNAMLRFGVAGSLMSLGAIDFGLVVDSSVIMVENATRRLSEDTSGRSVRELVRDAAVEVRRPTLFGELIIAIVYLPILALEGVEGKLFRPMALTVIFALAGSMILSLTLVPVLASYALKRGKEQGDNRVVRWLKRRYRPLLVWALGHRRVVLVLAALVVLNAGLLATRLGSEFVPRLREQAIVLNTVRIAGVSLEESVRYGTQIERFLLERYPSEIEHVWTRTGTAEVATDPMGSEVSDVFITLKPRRAWRAASTQDELVESMRRALAGLPGMRTVFTQPIEMRINEMIAGIRSDIGIKLFGDDFDQLRLTADELRRAVEALPGAADVTVEQLTGQAMLTIDVDRQAAGRYGIPVGTILEVLESLATRKVGQVIDGQRRFDLVLRLGDDARSSAEAIGQVLLRSAAGAQVPLSALAHLRVVEGPSTIQRDWAKRRVVIQANVRGNDVGSFVGEVRRVLAQVKLPEGYYTTLGGQFENLERAQTRLLFVVPIALLLILSLLYLTYGRAADALRVFTGVPFGAVGGVVALWLRDLPFSISAGVGFIALSGVAVLGDMVLVSYVRQLLKRGRAPLAAIREAAETRLRPVLMTAMVAAFGFIPMAFNTGVGAEVQRPLATVVIGGMITATIATLLVLPVLYASLATTPPPNPPQTPEPYPPLRTPPRQKKARLRAAAVFASCSSSLLGPSVSSQSRPQG; encoded by the coding sequence ATGCTGACCCGGCTGATCGACCACTGTCTTCGTCACCGGCCGATCGTGCTCGCGGCGACGGCGGTGCTCGCGCTCGTCGGCCTCTTGAGCCTGGCGCGCCTGCCCTTCGACGCCTTTCCCGACACCACGCCGGTACAGGTGCAGGTCAACACCACGGCCCCGACCCTCTCACCGCTCGAGGTCGAGCGGCAGATCACCTTTCCCGTCGAGCAGACCATCGCCGGACTGCCCGGGCTCAGCGAGGTGCGGTCGCTCTCGAAGTTCGGCTTCTCGCAGGTGACGGCGATCTTCGACGACCACACCGATATCTACCTCGCGCGGCAAGTGGTCAGCGAACGGCTGGCCACCGCCGAGCTCCCCGAAGGCGTCGGAAGGCCGGCGCTCGGCCCGGTCGCCACGGGGCTCGGCGAGGTGTTCCAGTACGTGCTGCACAGCGGCACGCTCTCGGCGCGCGAGCTCCGCACGCTGCATCACTGGGTCATCCGCCCGCAGATGGTTCAGGTCCCCGGGGTCGCCGAGATCAACACCTGGGGTGGCTACGAGCAGCAGGTCCACGTCCTCGTCGACCCGCAGCGCTTGATCAAGCACGCGCTGACCCTCGACGACGTCGCGCGCGTCCTGCGGCACGGCAACCGCAATGCCGGCGGCGGCCTGTTGAACCAGGCTGGCGAGGCGCTGCTGATCCAGGGCCAGGGGCTCGTCACGGGCCGGGCGGACCTCGAGGCGATGGTGCTCGCCACGGTCGACGGCACGCCGATCCAGCTCCGCGACGTGGCCGCGGTGCGCGAAGACCACGAGCTCCGGCGTGGGGCCGTGACCTACCAGGGACGGGGCGAGGCCGTGCTCGGTCTTGGCTTCATGCTGATGGGCCAGAACAGCCGCGAGCTGACGCAGCGGCTCGAGGCCCGCCTGCACGAGGCGCGGCGCAGCTTGCCGGAGGGCGCCGCGCTGACGGAGGTCTACAGCCGGACCACGCTCGTCAGCCAGGTGCTGGCGACCGTCCGCAACAACCTGATCGAGGGCGCGCTGCTCGTGATCGCGGTGCTCTTCGCGTTCCTCGGTAACCTCCGCGCGGGCCTCATCGTCGCGCTCGCCATCCCCTTGTCGATGCTCTTCGCGTTCAACGCCATGCTGCGCTTCGGCGTCGCCGGCAGCCTGATGAGCCTGGGCGCCATCGACTTCGGCCTCGTCGTCGACAGCTCCGTGATCATGGTCGAGAACGCGACGCGGCGCCTGAGCGAAGACACCTCGGGGCGCAGCGTGCGCGAGCTCGTGCGCGATGCCGCTGTCGAGGTGCGCCGGCCGACGCTCTTCGGCGAGCTGATCATCGCCATCGTCTACCTGCCAATCCTCGCGCTCGAGGGCGTCGAGGGTAAGCTCTTCCGCCCGATGGCCCTGACGGTGATCTTCGCCCTCGCCGGCTCGATGATCCTGTCACTGACGCTGGTGCCGGTGCTCGCCAGCTATGCGCTCAAGCGGGGCAAGGAGCAGGGCGACAACCGGGTCGTGCGCTGGCTCAAGCGGCGCTATCGGCCGCTGCTCGTCTGGGCCCTCGGCCACCGCCGGGTCGTGTTGGTGCTCGCGGCGCTCGTCGTGCTCAACGCCGGGCTCCTGGCGACGCGGCTCGGGTCCGAGTTCGTCCCGCGGCTTCGCGAGCAGGCGATCGTCCTCAACACCGTGCGCATCGCCGGGGTCTCCCTCGAGGAGTCGGTGCGCTACGGAACCCAGATCGAGCGCTTCCTGCTCGAGCGCTACCCGAGCGAGATCGAACACGTCTGGACCCGCACGGGAACGGCCGAGGTCGCGACCGACCCGATGGGCTCCGAGGTCTCAGACGTCTTCATCACGCTCAAGCCGCGCCGCGCGTGGCGGGCGGCCTCCACGCAGGACGAGCTCGTCGAGTCGATGCGCAGGGCCCTCGCGGGCCTGCCTGGCATGCGCACCGTCTTCACCCAGCCGATCGAGATGCGAATCAACGAGATGATCGCCGGCATTCGCTCGGACATCGGGATCAAGCTCTTCGGCGATGACTTCGACCAGCTACGGCTGACGGCCGACGAGCTGCGCCGAGCCGTCGAAGCGCTCCCCGGAGCGGCGGACGTCACGGTCGAGCAGCTCACCGGACAGGCGATGCTGACCATCGACGTCGACCGCCAGGCCGCGGGGCGCTACGGGATTCCCGTCGGCACGATCCTCGAGGTCCTCGAATCCCTGGCCACCAGGAAGGTTGGTCAGGTGATCGACGGCCAGCGCCGCTTTGATCTGGTGCTGCGCCTCGGCGACGACGCGCGCAGCTCGGCGGAAGCGATCGGCCAGGTGCTGCTTCGTAGCGCGGCTGGCGCGCAGGTCCCGCTCTCCGCGCTCGCCCACCTCCGGGTCGTCGAAGGCCCGTCGACGATTCAGCGCGACTGGGCCAAGCGGCGCGTGGTGATCCAGGCCAACGTCCGCGGTAACGACGTCGGCTCCTTCGTCGGCGAGGTGCGGCGCGTGCTCGCGCAGGTGAAGCTCCCGGAGGGCTACTACACGACCCTCGGCGGCCAGTTCGAGAACCTCGAGCGCGCGCAGACCCGCCTGCTCTTCGTCGTGCCGATCGCGCTGCTGCTGATCCTCTCGCTGCTCTACCTCACCTACGGACGGGCGGCCGACGCCCTGCGCGTCTTCACGGGCGTCCCCTTCGGCGCCGTTGGCGGCGTCGTCGCGCTGTGGCTGCGGGACCTGCCCTTCTCGATCTCGGCGGGGGTCGGCTTCATCGCCCTCTCCGGCGTGGCGGTGCTCGGTGACATGGTGCTCGTCTCCTACGTGAGGCAGCTCCTCAAGCGCGGGCGCGCCCCCCTTGCCGCGATCCGAGAGGCCGCCGAGACGCGCCTGCGGCCGGTGCTGATGACCGCGATGGTCGCGGCCTTCGGCTTCATCCCGATGGCCTTCAACACCGGCGTCGGCGCGGAGGTGCAACGACCCCTCGCAACCGTAGTCATCGGGGGCATGATCACCGCCACCATCGCCACCCTGCTGGTCCTCCCCGTGCTCTACGCCAGCCTCGCCACCACCCCACCACCCAATCCCCCGCAAACCCCCGAGCCCTACCCCCCGCTCCGCACCCCCCCCCGCCAGAAAAAGGCCAGACTGCGCGCAGCTGCGGTGTTCGCGTCATGCTCTTCTTCTCTGCTCGGGCCATCGGTCAGCAGCCAGTCTCGCCCTCAAGGGTAA
- a CDS encoding efflux RND transporter periplasmic adaptor subunit, translating into MSAASPPGRSTLHPLRKPAMRHASIPQRLIVSALALGLAACERRLDPAPPAEQPRAPAVTASAAEPSHSTTGADWCVGHALPESKCTKCNPSLIARFRAAGDFCEEHGFPESVCPVCHPQRPPAGAEQAAIEARVVRLRAPQLERAAGLATAAAERWRAAPVVECTARLAFDADRLADIRAIVPGLVRRLRAELGARVERGAPLFDLESTRVGEIQGALQTARERVRTAQANLERQRVLRASDIASARQVELAEQGLASAQAEARTAEATLRMAGAAQSAPSGRYTLTAPLAGTVVRRPAVVGLLATETESLATLADTSVLWALCDVPEAHASRVALGQRVLVSLDGSDDAPIAGTLTWIAAEVDPRTRTVAARAELPNKDGRLRANQFARARIETGAPRTAVSVPRAAVQRVGEREVVFVRSAPGVYEPRVVRRFGAGARVQVEGRVQVGDAVVTTGAVLLRTEIMPGTLGAGCCEVGLPRDRRGD; encoded by the coding sequence ATGAGCGCCGCGTCGCCACCTGGACGGTCAACCCTCCATCCTCTGAGGAAGCCCGCCATGCGTCACGCATCGATCCCCCAGCGCCTGATCGTCAGCGCCCTCGCCCTCGGGCTCGCTGCCTGCGAGCGCAGGCTCGACCCAGCGCCGCCAGCTGAGCAGCCGAGGGCGCCAGCCGTCACAGCCTCCGCCGCGGAACCCAGCCATTCGACCACCGGCGCGGATTGGTGCGTCGGTCACGCGCTTCCCGAGTCGAAGTGCACCAAGTGCAACCCCTCGCTCATCGCGCGCTTTCGCGCCGCAGGCGACTTCTGCGAGGAGCACGGCTTCCCGGAGTCCGTCTGTCCCGTCTGCCACCCCCAGCGGCCTCCTGCGGGTGCGGAGCAGGCGGCGATCGAGGCCCGGGTCGTGCGTCTGCGAGCGCCGCAGCTCGAGCGCGCCGCGGGCCTCGCAACGGCGGCCGCCGAACGCTGGCGCGCCGCCCCGGTCGTCGAGTGCACCGCGCGCCTCGCCTTCGACGCCGATAGACTGGCCGACATCCGCGCGATCGTCCCCGGCCTCGTGCGGCGCCTTCGTGCCGAGCTCGGTGCTCGCGTCGAGCGGGGCGCGCCACTCTTCGACTTGGAGAGCACGCGCGTCGGCGAGATCCAGGGCGCCCTGCAGACCGCGCGCGAGCGCGTGCGCACGGCGCAGGCCAACCTTGAGCGCCAGCGCGTGCTGAGAGCGAGCGACATCGCCTCCGCTCGTCAGGTGGAGCTCGCCGAGCAAGGGCTCGCGAGCGCCCAGGCCGAGGCGCGCACGGCCGAGGCCACCCTGCGCATGGCGGGTGCTGCCCAATCAGCGCCATCGGGCCGTTACACGCTCACCGCGCCGCTGGCGGGCACCGTCGTGCGCAGACCGGCGGTCGTCGGCTTGCTCGCCACCGAGACCGAGTCGCTCGCGACCCTCGCCGACACCTCCGTCCTCTGGGCGCTCTGCGACGTCCCGGAGGCGCACGCCTCACGCGTCGCGCTGGGACAGCGGGTCCTCGTCAGCCTCGATGGCAGCGACGACGCCCCGATCGCCGGCACGCTGACCTGGATCGCCGCGGAGGTGGACCCTCGAACGCGCACCGTCGCCGCGCGCGCCGAGCTGCCGAACAAGGATGGCCGCCTGCGCGCGAACCAGTTCGCCCGCGCCCGCATCGAGACCGGCGCCCCGCGGACGGCAGTCTCGGTCCCGCGCGCTGCCGTGCAACGCGTCGGCGAGCGGGAGGTCGTCTTCGTGCGCAGCGCCCCGGGCGTCTACGAGCCGCGGGTCGTGCGGCGCTTCGGCGCGGGCGCCCGCGTGCAGGTGGAGGGGCGGGTGCAAGTCGGCGACGCGGTCGTGACCACCGGCGCGGTGCTCCTGCGCACGGAGATCATGCCGGGCACCCTCGGGGCGGGTTGTTGTGAGGTCGGGCTTCCCCGTGACCGGCGAGGTGACTGA
- a CDS encoding TolC family protein: MSCRRLIGLLLGASLWTSSAGAQEQPQPIVEITYASALALARAQAPALAAAWARVREAERQVEAASVWRFNPQLSGSAGPRLRAAATSVEGSASAQQWLELGGQRGDRVEAARAGAAATAARREDAQRLLLRDVSLGFIAALYWERRSRLAEENLRLAEAVARVATRRHEVGDLGGLEQAVATLAAVRARSETERARASQTQAEGRLKALLGLQPATVLVCRGDLRQLGLPAPSAAGLDDRPDLRALRAGIQQARAEAELGLASRVPNLAVGASYARDDADDLVQGTLTLALPVFDHGQGRTLVANARGARLRAELAATRSTAAIDAATAQATARRLSSAAQRFEAEGLATLARSERIASASYDAGAVALGELLALRRELMQAKLDYAELLFGAALARAEHAASTGALR, translated from the coding sequence ATGTCTTGCAGGAGGCTGATCGGCCTGCTGCTCGGCGCGTCGCTGTGGACCTCGTCCGCAGGCGCGCAGGAGCAGCCGCAACCGATCGTGGAAATCACCTACGCCAGCGCGCTCGCGCTCGCCCGGGCGCAGGCACCCGCGCTCGCCGCGGCCTGGGCACGCGTGCGCGAGGCCGAGCGCCAGGTCGAGGCGGCGTCGGTTTGGCGCTTCAATCCACAGCTCTCAGGGTCCGCGGGACCACGCCTGCGCGCCGCTGCCACGAGCGTCGAGGGGTCGGCGTCCGCGCAGCAGTGGCTCGAGCTCGGTGGGCAGCGCGGCGATCGGGTCGAGGCGGCGCGCGCGGGGGCCGCGGCGACGGCGGCTCGGCGTGAGGACGCTCAGCGGCTGCTCCTCCGCGACGTCAGCCTCGGCTTCATCGCAGCGCTCTACTGGGAGCGACGCAGCCGCCTCGCCGAGGAGAACCTCCGCCTCGCCGAGGCCGTCGCGCGGGTCGCGACGCGCCGCCACGAGGTGGGTGACCTCGGCGGGCTGGAGCAAGCCGTGGCGACGCTCGCGGCGGTCCGGGCCCGAAGCGAGACAGAGCGGGCACGGGCCTCCCAGACCCAGGCCGAGGGACGGCTCAAGGCGCTGCTCGGCCTCCAGCCAGCGACCGTCCTCGTCTGCCGCGGGGACCTGCGCCAGCTCGGCCTCCCCGCTCCGAGCGCAGCGGGCCTCGACGACCGACCCGATCTTCGCGCGCTGCGGGCCGGTATCCAGCAAGCCCGAGCGGAGGCGGAGCTCGGGCTCGCCAGCCGCGTGCCGAACCTCGCTGTGGGGGCCAGCTACGCGCGCGACGACGCCGACGACCTCGTGCAGGGCACCCTCACCCTCGCGCTGCCGGTCTTCGACCACGGCCAAGGTAGGACCCTGGTGGCCAACGCGCGCGGCGCGCGACTGCGCGCGGAGCTGGCGGCGACGCGAAGCACGGCGGCGATCGACGCCGCCACGGCGCAGGCGACGGCCCGCAGGCTGAGCAGCGCGGCGCAGCGCTTCGAAGCCGAGGGGCTCGCGACGCTCGCGCGCTCCGAGCGAATCGCGAGCGCTAGCTATGACGCTGGCGCTGTCGCGCTGGGCGAGCTGCTCGCTCTTCGCCGCGAGCTCATGCAAGCGAAGCTCGACTACGCCGAGCTCCTCTTCGGCGCAGCGCTGGCCCGCGCCGAGCACGCGGCGAGCACCGGAGCGCTCCGATGA
- a CDS encoding NAD(P)H-quinone oxidoreductase, whose protein sequence is MKAIVVAQDARQSLLWQEVPQPLPLPGEVLINARATAVNRADLLQRKGRYAPPPGASELLGLEVAGEVVQCGDQVSGWSVGDRVCALLPGGGYAQYVTCPAELLLRVPGNISFAEAAALPEALYTSYLNLYAEARLRPGEHALIHAGASGIGTVAIQLCAALGSPVYATASASKLPRLLQLGATVVFDREQEDFVAGVKALTEGRGVDVILDPVGASYLARNLAALRVGGRLVVIGLLGGAKAELPLGDLLTRRLRIIGSVLRGRSVEEKAELTRELERRVWPLVASGKLRAVIDRVFTITEAEAAHALLQSNETTGKLVLMVPR, encoded by the coding sequence ATGAAGGCGATCGTCGTGGCGCAGGATGCGCGCCAGAGCCTGCTTTGGCAGGAGGTGCCGCAGCCCTTGCCCCTGCCTGGCGAGGTCTTGATCAACGCGCGCGCGACCGCGGTCAACCGCGCCGATCTGCTGCAGCGCAAAGGACGCTACGCGCCCCCCCCCGGGGCCAGCGAGCTGCTGGGCCTCGAGGTCGCGGGGGAGGTCGTGCAATGCGGCGACCAGGTCTCCGGCTGGAGCGTCGGCGATCGCGTCTGCGCCCTGCTCCCCGGCGGAGGCTACGCGCAGTACGTCACCTGCCCCGCCGAGCTACTCCTGCGCGTGCCCGGCAACATCTCCTTCGCGGAGGCAGCGGCCCTGCCCGAGGCGCTCTACACCAGCTACCTCAACCTCTACGCCGAGGCGCGCCTGCGGCCCGGCGAGCACGCGCTGATCCATGCCGGCGCCTCCGGCATCGGCACCGTGGCGATTCAGCTCTGCGCCGCCCTCGGCTCGCCGGTCTACGCGACGGCCAGCGCCAGCAAGCTGCCCCGCTTGTTGCAGCTCGGGGCCACGGTCGTCTTCGACCGCGAGCAGGAGGACTTCGTTGCCGGCGTCAAGGCCCTGACCGAGGGGCGCGGCGTCGACGTAATCCTCGACCCCGTCGGCGCTTCCTACCTCGCCCGCAACCTGGCGGCGCTGCGCGTCGGTGGCCGTCTCGTCGTGATCGGCCTGCTCGGGGGCGCCAAGGCCGAGCTGCCGCTAGGCGACCTGTTGACGCGCCGCCTGCGCATCATCGGCTCCGTGCTGCGCGGCCGCAGCGTGGAGGAGAAGGCCGAGCTGACACGGGAGCTCGAGCGCCGCGTCTGGCCGCTGGTGGCGAGCGGCAAGCTCCGCGCCGTGATCGACCGCGTCTTCACCATCACCGAGGCTGAGGCCGCCCACGCCCTCCTCCAGTCCAACGAAACCACCGGCAAGCTCGTCCTGATGGTCCCCCGCTAA
- a CDS encoding sucrose synthase, translating to MAENGSNELVDGLARQRAQDPGFGAWLQQLAAAKLPLPAVGELRQRWEALQARGPGAKKAPHERPPAPGALARALALADDAVWQPPWLYLALRLEVGQWRYLRLHVEHPLVESIALRAFLAAKERLVLGDTEPYPWPLELDFGVFRGALPRARDARGIGQGLTQSCHWLAERLARGGSPAAAQLVAFLGQVRHRGRPLLLQPELLQPEPLRQALARADAELAAVASSARWPAIEERLSALGFAPGWGGTAGRARETMRLLSDLLAAPDTTGLQRLFARLPLVTSVVVISPHGFFGQAHVLGRADTGGQVVYILDQVRALEGELRRRFADQGLEIDPQIIVVTRLIPESPSTTCSEPIEAIGGTRHAHIMRVPFRDRSGEVVPQWISRFELWPYLEDFAAEVERELLAELGGPPSLLLGNYSDGNLVAWLIAQRQGVTLGSVAHALEKTKRPHADLEWRRHDRQYHFGCQVSADLLAMNGADFVVVSSFQELAGTAAGGVGQYESHAAFTLPGLYRVVDGVDPFDARFNILPPGADPAVYFPYDESARRFTDLHTELEELLYGDDVRPDARGVLEDRDKPLLFAITRLDRVKNISGLVEWFGRSPRLREQVNLLVVAGRVDPGRTDDDDERGQIERLHDLMDEHQLDGQLRWLGLLLEKALVGELYRYVADSRGAFVQPAVHEGFGLTVIEAMSCGLPTFATCHGGPREIIEDGSSGFHLDPAQGEQAAERMAEFFERCRDDPARWTMVSRAALERVELHYNWARYAERLVTLTQVSRCCGQLAAREREPMARYLETFYTLQLRPLMKQVPRRDYAAGPLQPGRTGGD from the coding sequence GTGGCCGAGAACGGAAGCAACGAGCTCGTGGACGGGCTCGCGCGGCAGCGCGCCCAAGACCCCGGCTTTGGCGCCTGGCTGCAGCAGCTCGCTGCGGCTAAGCTGCCGCTGCCGGCGGTGGGCGAGCTGCGGCAGCGTTGGGAGGCCCTGCAGGCGCGCGGGCCGGGGGCGAAGAAGGCGCCGCACGAGCGCCCGCCCGCGCCCGGCGCCCTGGCGCGGGCGTTGGCGCTCGCCGACGACGCGGTTTGGCAGCCGCCCTGGCTCTACCTGGCGCTGCGCCTCGAGGTCGGACAGTGGCGCTACCTGCGCCTGCACGTCGAGCATCCGCTGGTCGAGTCGATCGCCTTGCGGGCCTTCCTCGCCGCCAAAGAACGCCTGGTGCTCGGCGATACCGAGCCCTACCCCTGGCCCCTCGAGCTCGACTTTGGCGTCTTTCGTGGCGCCCTACCGCGCGCCCGCGATGCGCGCGGCATCGGCCAGGGGTTGACCCAATCATGCCATTGGCTGGCCGAGCGCCTGGCCCGTGGCGGATCCCCGGCCGCGGCGCAGCTCGTGGCCTTCCTCGGGCAGGTGCGGCATCGCGGCCGACCCCTGCTGCTGCAGCCGGAGTTGCTGCAGCCGGAGCCCTTGCGCCAGGCGCTGGCGCGCGCCGACGCTGAGCTCGCGGCGGTGGCCTCGAGCGCGCGCTGGCCGGCGATCGAGGAGCGCCTGAGCGCGCTCGGCTTCGCCCCCGGCTGGGGCGGCACCGCGGGTCGCGCCCGCGAGACGATGCGCCTCTTGAGCGATCTGCTCGCGGCACCGGATACGACCGGTCTCCAGCGACTCTTCGCGCGCTTGCCGCTCGTCACCTCGGTGGTCGTAATCTCGCCCCACGGCTTCTTTGGGCAGGCCCATGTCCTCGGGCGCGCCGACACCGGCGGGCAGGTGGTCTACATCCTCGACCAGGTGCGGGCGCTGGAGGGTGAGCTGCGGCGCCGCTTCGCCGATCAGGGGCTCGAGATCGACCCGCAGATCATCGTCGTCACGCGCCTGATCCCGGAGTCGCCCTCGACGACCTGCAGCGAGCCGATCGAGGCGATCGGGGGCACGCGGCACGCGCACATCATGCGGGTGCCCTTCCGCGACCGCAGCGGCGAGGTGGTGCCGCAGTGGATCTCGCGCTTCGAGCTCTGGCCCTACCTCGAGGACTTCGCGGCCGAGGTCGAACGCGAGCTGCTGGCGGAGCTCGGGGGCCCGCCCAGCCTGCTGCTGGGCAACTACTCCGACGGCAACCTGGTCGCCTGGCTGATCGCGCAGCGGCAGGGCGTCACCTTGGGCAGCGTGGCGCACGCGCTCGAGAAGACCAAGCGCCCCCACGCCGACCTCGAGTGGCGACGGCACGATCGCCAGTATCACTTCGGCTGCCAGGTCAGCGCCGATCTGCTGGCGATGAACGGCGCCGACTTCGTCGTCGTCAGCAGCTTTCAGGAGCTGGCGGGGACCGCCGCCGGCGGCGTGGGCCAATACGAGAGCCATGCGGCCTTCACGCTGCCCGGGCTCTACCGCGTCGTCGACGGCGTCGATCCCTTCGATGCCCGCTTCAACATCCTCCCGCCCGGGGCCGATCCGGCCGTGTACTTCCCCTACGACGAGAGCGCGCGCCGCTTCACCGACCTGCACACTGAGTTGGAGGAGCTGCTCTATGGCGATGACGTCCGACCCGACGCGCGCGGCGTGCTCGAGGACCGCGACAAGCCGCTGCTCTTCGCCATCACCCGGCTCGACCGCGTCAAGAACATCTCCGGTCTGGTCGAGTGGTTTGGCCGCAGCCCGCGCCTGCGCGAGCAGGTCAACCTCTTGGTCGTGGCCGGCCGCGTCGACCCCGGCCGCACCGACGATGATGACGAGCGCGGCCAGATCGAGCGCCTGCATGATCTGATGGACGAGCATCAGCTCGACGGCCAACTGCGCTGGCTCGGCCTGCTGCTCGAGAAGGCGCTGGTCGGCGAGCTCTACCGCTACGTCGCCGACAGCCGCGGGGCCTTCGTCCAGCCTGCGGTCCACGAGGGCTTCGGTCTGACGGTGATAGAGGCGATGTCCTGCGGCCTGCCGACCTTCGCCACCTGCCACGGCGGACCGCGCGAGATCATCGAGGATGGCAGCTCGGGTTTTCACCTCGACCCGGCCCAGGGCGAGCAGGCGGCCGAGCGGATGGCCGAGTTCTTCGAGCGCTGTCGCGATGACCCCGCGCGCTGGACGATGGTGTCGCGGGCCGCGCTCGAACGGGTCGAGCTGCACTATAACTGGGCGCGCTACGCGGAGCGCCTGGTGACGCTGACGCAGGTCAGTCGGTGCTGCGGGCAGCTCGCCGCGCGCGAGCGCGAACCGATGGCGCGCTACTTGGAAACGTTCTACACGCTGCAGCTCCGTCCCTTGATGAAACAGGTGCCGCGTCGCGACTACGCGGCCGGACCGCTGCAGCCTGGGCGCACGGGAGGCGACTGA
- a CDS encoding NapC/NirT family cytochrome c, producing MLKRLFGLLPFLWDNWVSILGTLITTVFGNAMLVFTVVDLVGHGLNPYVATVTYLVMPPFFVGGLGLIALGAWRSRRRQREAPLRTAVASVLANQRARRTIAFVVMVTLVNVVLVSLTAYKAVSYSETSEFCGELCHTVMEPEHTAYLASPHARVSCAGCHIGEGASWFVKSKLSGVRQIWAVFAGSYSRPIATPIDNLRPARETCEHCHWPAKFHGVHLLRRDLFANDEANTRRTNVVMLNVGGINARTGRYEGIHWHVSPAVKVVYQALDHKRSKIGQVSVYEHGRLVRTFSPAGAAKASASTSAPGEARTMECIDCHNRPTHIFAASAAVAVDGALSARRIDAALPFVRRQAVALLAQVETPRAEAPGHFTSALQGFYRERYPQVAQAKAQAIAAAGAELGRLYQRNIFPAMRIRWGTYPSHLGHRQTSEGCFRCHDDEHKAADGRVIPQDCDLCHEVLAEEEEKPDVPEGLLRLAR from the coding sequence ATGCTCAAACGGCTCTTCGGCCTGCTCCCCTTCCTCTGGGACAATTGGGTCTCCATCCTCGGCACGCTGATCACCACGGTGTTCGGCAACGCGATGCTCGTCTTCACCGTCGTCGACCTGGTGGGGCATGGGCTCAACCCCTACGTCGCCACCGTGACCTACCTGGTGATGCCACCCTTCTTTGTTGGCGGCCTGGGCTTGATCGCCCTCGGGGCCTGGCGCTCACGCCGGCGCCAGCGCGAGGCCCCGCTGCGCACGGCCGTCGCCAGCGTGCTGGCGAATCAACGGGCCCGGCGCACGATCGCCTTCGTCGTCATGGTGACGCTGGTCAACGTGGTCTTGGTCTCGCTGACCGCCTACAAGGCCGTCAGCTACAGCGAGACCTCCGAGTTCTGCGGCGAACTCTGCCACACGGTGATGGAGCCCGAGCATACCGCCTACCTCGCCTCGCCCCACGCGCGCGTGAGCTGCGCGGGCTGCCACATCGGCGAGGGCGCCTCGTGGTTCGTCAAGTCGAAGCTCTCGGGGGTACGCCAGATCTGGGCGGTCTTCGCCGGCAGCTATTCGCGCCCGATCGCGACGCCGATCGACAACCTCCGTCCGGCGCGCGAGACCTGTGAGCACTGCCATTGGCCGGCCAAGTTCCACGGCGTCCACCTCTTGCGCCGCGACCTCTTTGCCAACGACGAGGCCAACACCCGCCGCACCAACGTCGTGATGCTCAACGTTGGCGGGATCAACGCGCGCACCGGCCGCTACGAAGGCATCCACTGGCACGTCAGCCCCGCCGTCAAGGTCGTCTACCAGGCGCTCGATCACAAGCGCTCCAAGATCGGGCAGGTCAGCGTCTATGAGCATGGGCGCCTGGTGCGCACCTTTAGCCCGGCGGGCGCTGCTAAGGCCTCGGCGAGCACGAGCGCGCCAGGCGAAGCGCGCACGATGGAGTGCATCGACTGCCACAACCGGCCGACGCATATCTTCGCGGCCTCTGCCGCGGTGGCGGTCGACGGTGCCCTCAGCGCGCGGCGGATCGACGCCGCGCTGCCCTTCGTGCGGCGCCAGGCCGTGGCACTGCTCGCCCAGGTCGAGACGCCGCGCGCCGAGGCCCCGGGGCACTTCACCAGCGCCTTGCAGGGCTTCTATCGCGAGCGCTATCCGCAGGTGGCGCAGGCCAAGGCGCAGGCCATCGCCGCGGCCGGCGCCGAGCTCGGCCGCCTCTACCAGCGCAACATCTTCCCGGCGATGCGCATTCGCTGGGGCACCTACCCCAGCCATCTGGGTCATCGCCAAACAAGCGAGGGCTGCTTCCGCTGCCACGACGACGAGCATAAGGCGGCCGACGGGCGGGTGATCCCCCAGGACTGCGACCTCTGTCATGAGGTGCTGGCCGAGGAGGAGGAGAAACCAGACGTGCCGGAAGGCCTGCTGCGCCTGGCGCGCTGA